One window of Bacteroidales bacterium genomic DNA carries:
- a CDS encoding Do family serine endopeptidase, whose product MKARRFLGLFVVAVLGAMAAIFVYARWFQPEAAVVEVPVENSYRYVSLPGVESGSALDFTAAVEQSINAVVHVKTKVFREYQVNPLYEFFYGDQPRGEAPPILGFGSGVIISEKGYIVTNNHVIDGSDEILVVLNNKQEFSARLIGTDPTTDLALLQVDAEGLTSLRFGDSDALRLGEWVLAIGNPYNLTSTVTAGIVSAKARNINILRSQEFSIESFIQTDAAVNPGNSGGALINTRGELVGINTAIASRTGAFTGYSFAIPVTIVEKIVQDLMEYGEVQRAILGVEIRDVTAELVQQEDVDKIEGVYVVRVREDGAARNAGIREKDIIISIDNKRVNSSAELQEVISKYRPGQKVKVVVKRDGNMKQFDLILRNLEGNTEIVKRDDVMELLGASFEPLSEREKQSLGIGHGLKVKSVRNGKFKKVGIEEGFVLTSVNKKPVGSVNDIAAILKDSEGGVIIEGLDRNGSRSYYAFGM is encoded by the coding sequence ATGAAAGCAAGAAGATTCTTGGGTTTATTTGTGGTCGCAGTTCTGGGTGCAATGGCTGCAATTTTTGTATATGCCAGGTGGTTTCAACCTGAGGCGGCTGTGGTGGAAGTGCCTGTGGAAAACAGCTACCGCTATGTCAGTCTCCCGGGAGTCGAATCGGGCAGCGCGCTTGATTTTACAGCGGCGGTGGAACAGTCCATCAATGCGGTTGTCCATGTAAAGACCAAGGTGTTCAGGGAGTATCAGGTAAATCCCCTGTATGAATTCTTTTACGGGGATCAACCCCGGGGAGAAGCGCCGCCTATACTTGGTTTTGGCAGTGGAGTGATTATCTCGGAAAAAGGGTATATCGTGACCAATAATCATGTGATTGACGGTTCGGATGAAATCCTGGTGGTGCTGAATAACAAGCAGGAGTTCAGTGCCAGGCTCATCGGGACCGATCCCACTACGGACCTGGCCCTCCTTCAGGTGGATGCCGAAGGGCTTACCAGTCTGAGATTTGGAGATTCGGATGCACTTCGCCTGGGAGAATGGGTGCTGGCCATCGGAAACCCTTATAACCTTACCAGCACCGTTACCGCCGGGATCGTAAGTGCCAAGGCAAGAAATATCAATATTCTGCGATCCCAGGAGTTTAGTATTGAATCTTTTATCCAGACCGATGCAGCGGTTAATCCTGGAAACAGCGGTGGCGCCCTGATAAACACCAGGGGTGAACTGGTAGGGATTAATACGGCCATTGCATCCCGAACCGGAGCCTTTACCGGCTATTCATTTGCAATTCCGGTAACCATCGTGGAAAAAATTGTTCAGGATCTTATGGAATATGGAGAAGTGCAGAGAGCTATACTGGGTGTCGAGATCAGAGATGTGACGGCTGAACTGGTCCAGCAGGAAGATGTCGACAAGATTGAAGGAGTTTATGTGGTGCGTGTCCGTGAGGATGGCGCTGCCCGAAATGCTGGAATCAGAGAAAAGGATATCATCATTTCCATTGATAATAAAAGGGTAAACAGTTCCGCCGAGTTACAGGAAGTGATATCCAAGTACCGGCCCGGACAGAAGGTGAAGGTAGTTGTTAAAAGAGACGGAAACATGAAACAATTTGACCTGATCTTGCGTAACTTAGAAGGGAACACCGAAATTGTGAAGAGAGATGATGTGATGGAGTTGCTGGGTGCCAGTTTTGAACCACTGTCGGAAAGGGAGAAGCAAAGTCTGGGTATAGGCCATGGCCTCAAAGTTAAATCGGTCCGGAATGGAAAGTTTAAAAAGGTTGGAATCGAGGAGGGATTTGTGCTGACCTCGGTAAACAAAAAGCCGGTTGGCAGTGTTAATGATATTGCGGCTATATTGAAAGATTCTGAAGGAGGGGTTATTATTGAGGGTTTAGACCGGAACGGTTCCAGATCTTATTATGCTTTTGGCATGTAG